The following coding sequences are from one Ornithodoros turicata isolate Travis chromosome 1, ASM3712646v1, whole genome shotgun sequence window:
- the LOC135396558 gene encoding putative GTP-binding protein 6 — protein sequence MLSCFQRLFKTCSGVRTASNGIGACLQQRQRSLHASALRFNQQDPSELDAYLQSNGYVDQQPSATHLSCPASGHNLVIVQPRVKNKPQKNTTDELQLAEAVALTETLAGWKASVKMLLNTENERKKQVFGKGNLEKIRDTIQANCRISALFLNIDILTGLQHAELAAYFGVPIYDRYTIVLNIFRQHARTKEAKLQVALAEIPYYRARIYHLHKGCGQHEGATGHSIGGSGESYYARRRRLLVEREACLRRQLEDIKSHRQLIRQKRVKQEFPIVAVVGYTNAGKTSLIKQLTGDSGLEPRNQLFATLDVTVHAGRLPSAQTALFLDTVGFISNIPTTLVASFMSTLEDVLLADIIVHVQDLSHPDRVAQRENVLRVLEQIHVPPRLLNSIVEVGNKVDLLSNVPQVDFEVNLVSSTVGTGIWDLSLAIEKQLIENTGRRTVRFRVPTGGPEYAWLYKEGTLKGCQVDNRDTNYINMDVQLTPIALARFKHLFGTCCIAGVGL from the coding sequence ATGCTTTCATGTTTTCAACGTTTGTTTAAAACATGTTCTGGTGTCAGAACCGCGTCGAATGGAATCGGAGCATGCCTTCAGCAGCGCCAAAGATCTCTGCACGCTAGTGCGCTCCGATTCAATCAACAAGATCCGAGTGAGCTGGACGCCTACTTACAATCAAATGGGTACGTTGACCAGCAACCGAGCGCTACTCATCTGAGCTGTCCAGCATCTGGACACAACTTAGTAATTGTCCAACCAAGAGTAAAAAACAAACCCCAGAAGAACACGACCGACGAACTGCAGCTGGCCGAAGCAGTGGCGCTGACTGAAACGCTCGCAGGATGGAAAGCTTCGGTGAAAATGTTGTTGAACActgaaaacgaaagaaagaagcaaGTATTCGGCAAGGGCAACTTGGAGAAAATTCGAGATACAATCCAAGCAAACTGCAGAATCAGCGCATTGTTTCTGAACATAGACATCCTGACGGGACTGCAGCACGCAGAGCTCGCTGCATACTTCGGAGTACCGATATACGACAGGTACACTATAGTCCTTAACATATTCCGCCAACACGCTCGCACCAAAGAAGCCAAACTCCAAGTCGCATTAGCGGAAATCCCGTATTATCGCGCTCGAATTTACCACCTGCACAAAGGGTGCGGACAGCACGAGGGCGCTACGGGTCATTCCATCGGCGGGTCGGGCGAAAGCTACTACGCCCGGCGGAGACGATTGTTGGTCGAACGCGAAGCTTGCTTACGAAGACAGCTGGAAGATATCAAGTCTCACCGCCAACTCATTCGTCAGAAGAGAGTCAAGCAGGAGTTCCCAATCGTAGCCGTCGTGGGCTACACGAACGCTGGAAAGACGTCCTTAATCAAACAGTTGACGGGCGACAGTGGCCTAGAACCGCGCAATCAACTTTTCGCGACGCTAGACGTCACGGTTCATGCGGGCCGGCTTCCGTCTGCCCAGACCGCGCTCTTCCTCGACACCGTCGGCTTCATTTCGAACATCCCGACGACGCTCGTGGCGTCGTTCATGTCGACCCTAGAAGACGTCCTGCTTGCGGACATCATCGTCCACGTTCAGGACCTGAGTCATCCGGACAGAGTTGCGCAGAGGGAGAACGTGCTCCGGGTGCTCGAACAGATCCACGTGCCTCCGCGGTTGCTCAACAGTATCGTCGAGGTCGGGAACAAGGTCGACTTGCTCTCCAACGTACCGCAAGTCGACTTCGAGGTGAACCTGGTGTCGTCGACGGTGGGAACTGGGATATGGGATCTGAGCTTGGCTATCGAGAAACAGCTCATTGAGAACACCGGGCGGAGGACTGTACGATTTCGTGTTCCTACAGGAGGTCCGGAATATGCGTGGTTATACAAAGAAGGCACCCTCAAGGGGTGCCAAGTGGACAATCGTGACACAAATTACATCAACATGGATGTCCAACTTACTCCAATAGCACTTGCCAGGTTTAAACATTTGTTTGGAACTTGTTGCATTGCTGGGGTAGGTTTATAA